From the genome of Clostridium sp. BNL1100, one region includes:
- a CDS encoding YitT family protein, giving the protein MTRKNHIKREIVRYIFLFIGSVLAATGLEIFLIPNNIIDGGIVGISIITSYLTKLPVSIFIIVFNIPFLFLGYKQIGKTFVLSSLFSVVSFSFWVSVFHPVPELTSDILLASVFGGIVLGIGVGIIIRYGGSLDGTEMVAIIINKRTSFSVGEMVMFFNVFILSSAGLVFGWNHAMYSLIAYFIAYKVIDIIIEGLDETKAAIIISESGEEIAKAITARLGRGVTFLDGKGGFSKNEKTILYSVVTRLEVSKLKSIIYDKDENAFVTINDVSEVMGGKHKKRAIH; this is encoded by the coding sequence CGGCTACAGGATTGGAAATATTCCTAATACCAAATAACATCATTGACGGTGGGATTGTAGGTATATCAATAATTACAAGTTATCTAACAAAGCTGCCGGTAAGTATATTTATAATTGTATTTAATATTCCATTTCTGTTTCTGGGATATAAACAGATAGGAAAAACTTTTGTTCTTTCATCATTATTCTCAGTTGTATCTTTTTCTTTTTGGGTGTCAGTATTCCATCCTGTACCCGAACTTACAAGTGACATCTTACTTGCTTCGGTTTTCGGAGGTATAGTTCTAGGAATCGGAGTAGGTATAATAATACGATATGGTGGTTCACTTGACGGTACAGAAATGGTGGCAATAATCATTAATAAACGTACATCCTTCTCAGTAGGTGAAATGGTTATGTTTTTTAATGTGTTTATTTTAAGCAGTGCCGGTCTTGTATTTGGTTGGAACCATGCAATGTATTCTCTTATTGCCTACTTCATTGCTTATAAAGTCATAGATATTATAATAGAAGGGCTTGATGAAACAAAAGCAGCGATTATTATATCCGAAAGCGGTGAAGAAATTGCTAAAGCAATTACGGCTCGGCTTGGAAGAGGAGTTACATTTCTTGATGGAAAAGGTGGCTTTTCAAAAAATGAAAAAACAATACTGTACTCGGTTGTAACAAGGTTGGAGGTTTCAAAGCTTAAATCAATTATATATGATAAAGATGAAAATGCTTTTGTTACTATAAACGATGTGTCGGAAGTAATGGGAGGAAAGCACAAGAAACGGGCAATTCAT